The DNA segment AGCTCACAAACTGTACTGTACACAATACGTACCCATACGCTTAATTTACCATTTTGCATTATCTCAATACTGTACTTCCAAGTTAAAAAGGTTGCGAGGTCCGGCGCATAATGACAGTGCATTATGAAAAACTTGTACAATCATGTAAAGTAAACATAAGTTTGTGCAAGTGAAAAATGCTCAGAGCCTTCAATTTCAATATATCCTTTTAGAAACGAGCATTTTATGTGCTGATAGTCTGATACACCATGTTACCATCCGgccgattaaaaaaaaagttaaatgacttacaatatgaaacgtaGGAAATACTATGCATTAGCACGGATAAATTATTAGTCTTGTAGAAGTCTACTCATCATATGGGCTAGGCCCATCAGCCATTGAAAACACCAGGCAGCCGGAAGAGGCCCAACTCTCGTCGCGCGGTCAGATGCTCACCGGGCCTTGTTAATCACGGGCCTGGATCAACTGATCTGTCGGCAGGTAGGGAAAATGAAAATTGAAACCAGCTTAATTAGCCGATGAATTgacaccttcttcttcttctacttgGCCGGTCGCCAGTCTCACGGAAGAAACTTATTTTCCATCAGATCCTTCCTTTGCTTTTCGTCCCTACTTACCTACTATTACTACCTACCAATTAATAAAGTTTGATGTTCATTACGGCCAGGACTATATATATTCCAATGCCAAGTAAATTAAAGTTTGATTCTTCAGATGTTCCTGCGTTTTCACTTAGTTTTCTTGCAGCACAGATTCAAACCCAAGATTCTCACGCGATCCTTTGATTTTCCTTGATTATCCTGCTGTACCTGGCTGAACACTGCGTTAGATGAACATCGATATGATCCATCCAACCAACTAAAATGCCAGGTGTGCATACAACAAATTAAAGCAATTTGTCTGCCTGTTGATCGATCACGAGCAAGTCAATCAAACTTTATTATTCTTTGGGTAAGTgatcaaactttcaaaattatTTGTCTATTTGTGTTGGAAGAATTAAGCAAGCATCTTGTGTGTTCAATGGGACAGAAATTGCATGCGCACGCTCAATTAATCAAACCGTACACTCTACGAATTCTTGGGAAAAAAAGATAGCTTGAAAATTAATTGCTTCCCTCGAGTTTTGAAAAACATTAAAATTATGAAGTGAGCGTAACTAAACTGGTTAAGTTCTTTGTGGTAGAACCAACCCATATGGGTTCAACTCATAGACTTAACATGAATTGTatcatttacggctaattatgtTTTTCGTGGTAGTTGACGTATCCGTCGACAACGAGACTCGCGTGATAACTTCGTCAATCTTAAAATATTCCGACCTAGTTGTGTGTGTTCATAGTAATGAACGTGCACGCATTGTGAACAACTACGTTtgtaatgcttttttttttaaaaaaaaaacattaaaattgcTCGGCTccttgaattaaaaaaaattcaacattGAAGCTGCCAGAAGGGAGTAAGTTATATAGGTTAATTAGGAAATGCATTCGAACAGTTTTTAGTTTAAGTTCCATTGGTAAGGGAATACAGTGCAACTATATTATCCCTGGCTTAAGGCGTCCAGCTGGGAAGATGTATCTTTCCAGAGGGCGCTTTATATCATTCGTCCGGAAAGATTGATATTTGCAGGTGGACGGTCATCTCAACCCTCTCCCCCATTTTGCAGGCAGATCGATGGTGGAAAATTTTTTgtccgtctaaaaaaaatataagcaccTCATCTTAGGAAAATCGTTTTCCCAGTAGTGCAACCTGTGATTGCTCGGTCTACGCGTACGAAGAAACTGTCTTGTGTGTGAGATAAGACCAAATTAATTAGTGCAAACTGCAGTTTCTTCTCGGGTAATCAATTAACTGACTGACTTCTTGTTTTTGCATTAGTCAGCTGTGTTTGGTCAGATATTAATCATATATACTCGATCGAGTACTGCGGTCGATCGAATGGAGCTTTTCACGACGTGCAGTCTCACTAATTCATGTGTCTGCTGTTATTAATTAACAGGAGTTCATGTCAAATTGGCACTTTAATTTTCCAAAGAACAGATAAACTGAAGTTAGTATGAAaacgaaaaaagaaaactaatctCGCTGGGCCTCCGTTTTGGACAGGTAGTGCACGTGTAGGCCTTTCTAAGCCCATGGATGTAATACTGACTGTTAGGGCCAAAGCCCAAAGGTTATCTTCCACACAAATCCACATTTGaaatttagggcctgttcactttgatgccattttcaaccttaccaaattttggtaaagttaccaaaaaagtagctacatttagtttgctgctaaattttgataactatataagaaatcctgacaaaattttggcaagttaccaaaatttggtaaggttttttttggcatcaaaatgAACAGGCCCTTACAATCCTTCCATACAATTGCTAATCACCTCATCGATCTCAATGCCCTAACAAAATGTTTCCACATAACTTTACACCGTGCGCAggtaactatgccaaaattttggcaatgccaaaatttggtaaggttttttttggcaccaaagtgaacaagcccttacAATCCTTCCATACAACTGCTAATCACCTCATCGATCTCAATGCCCTAACAAAATGTTTCCACGTAACTTTACACTGTGCGCAAGTGTGTTGTAAAGTCCTAAGCCATTGTTCGCTTTGAAGAGGATTGAAGATAATTGGAGGAGATTGAGGGGAAATAATTCCACATTATAATAGATGTAGAATAAATCCTCTACAATCAATTTCTCATGAGGATTAGCGGAACGAGGTCTTAAATGAAACCATGCAAATACTGTATGTTCTGAAAAGAAATTAAGCAGGCTACACAGTTGCATACATCCATACCGTGGACATGCGTTAGGATTAGGTAATCCCCTATTATACACTATCAAACTACCACCAAAAGAATATACAGTATTCTCCAATAAGTCAAACGAACCTGGCCGGGATCATGGAACTAAATGTCCACATTCAATGAACCGCATGTCCCAACCGTTCAGCTTACCATTACTGTTGTGAATCCATCTCCTCCCATTAAGAAGGTACTATaatcatttccttttctttttagattttattgaACAAGACAGTCTTAATTAATACTGTAGTGCCATTTGTTGATCTCATGTACGTAATATAGATTGttgtatttatggctaattatttttcGGTGGTAGTTGATGTATACGTGTCCGTCGATAATGAGGCGTTCGTaatgacttcatcaatcttaattaggatattctagTCTAGTCGTGTGTGTTCATATGGACGAATATGCGTGAGTTGTGAGCGTCTGCGTTCGTAATGTACTGATTTTTAAAGAGAAACCATTAAACGGATccttgaattaaaaaaaaaatcaacattgaGCTACGTTACCATGAGGGAGTAAGTTAGGGTATTTGGAAATTGAGGTTAATTAAGAAATGTTTTCGGACGTTTTTTAGTCTAAGTTCCATTGGTAAGGGAATACAGTGAAACCATATTCTCCCTGGCTTATAGATGATTATACTAGTTAATGTATGgtcctctaaaaaaaataatgtatggCCAAAGGTTCAACAATTTAACTAATCACTAGccacttgtaataatcatatctAGGAACACTTGTATCTAGTTCCGGCTGATACGCACGTTCAACTATAAATAGTAGAGTAATTGTAGTTCATTTCATGCATATTAATATTTTGTTGGCCCAGTCCTGGAGTAGTTAAGGTTCAAAACGGATATTCTTAAGAACAAATTCGTTGTGTTTACTCAAGATGgttaattttcttatttttgacCAGATGCTGAAGTGTCAGTTTATATTCAAAGATGAGGTCAAAGCTATTACATTAGTTTATTAGATATGATTGATTAATTGGTCGTCTACATAAGACTAAGATCTAATCATATAGTACTACATGTGTGCAAATGTCGCCCAATATTAATTTTGGTAACTAATAGATCAATTAATCAAGTTGACATGTCATCTCTCTCAAGTCGTTTTCCATAATCTCTGTGCAAGGATTGGGTAGGTAAAGTGTTCATTGGCTTGATTCCCATTCCATTTCGCCGATTCACATCCTAGATGTGACCCTTGCTAGCAGGTGACAACTATTTTGACTTGATAATAATATGTATCTGCCTAAGCTAGCTAATCAGAACCAGAAATTCGCTGCCTTGTGAAAATGATGTGTGAAAGCTTGTCTAACTAGCTAATCGGTAGTCAGTGTTACGGTGTGCATGCGTAATTAAGGCACAAGGCACGTTGTTATTGCGCAAACCGGATATTCTgttagaaaaaaacataacaattatgtactccttccgttcatAAAAGACCGTTGTTTTAGCTTAAAAAATTGTCCAACAAATTAAAATCACGCACCCCACTCTACCGCTATATGAGGTGATTCCATGTGTAACGATGTTTTCCGTTGTTTGTGCAATACTTTCTTTAGGTTGCTGGTTTGAGCAAAAGCTGATCACCAAAGAGTTTCAACTGGTGTTATGCTGTATTTATCACAAGTTTAATTATAgtcccatcgtttcgcttatgctatatatttatctgTACGACTTATCAACAACcatgcaaaaataatttattcataaAACATTTTCGCTAGGTTTCGAAACTaggtttcaaaatttaaattaattttcgCTTGAAGGCATAAACATAAGCGAGACGATGGAGCCATTAGTGACTCTACGTTTGATCAATGGACAAAAAGATAATATTTATCTCATTCTCACGCGTAAGCTTCCCGAACTGTAGggtgttttttttgaaaaaaaatatatacaaaagttatttttagaaaatcatatgaatctatttttaattaatcatatgctaatgactcacctcattttacgtatcttcttaatcttcccttttctctttaTCTCAAACCCTCACACGTATATATCACGGTTATATGCCAACTAATTTAAATTGTGCCATTACCTTCGTATTGTGATAGATGTGAACTAAGAACAAACCCTATCTAATCTTAATTATAACACGCTACAACATGACGTAAATTCGATGGTAGTACTAGTTTTTAGAGTAATCTTAAGAAAAGTACCGAGACAAATGTAGTGCAGAAGAGACATTGATTAATTAAGAAATGAATTAAGTTTCTCTGAACTTACGTAACAAACCCAGACATCAAATGTAATTCAAACACATGTGTACACCTTACTAACCTAATGTGATACGATAgccatgattaattaataattaagcaATGCAAGTAAATATCGTATGGTTTATAAAACTAGTTATTTTTCATTCATGGCTATGAATTAAACTACAGACCAGAGCATACTTATACGGCAGAATAACAAGCTAGCTATATTAATTTTTGCACTTTCACAATCAACAAACATGTGCAAGATGCAGTTCAATCATTCAACTCGGATATAAATTACTGACTCTGCTCATTCGAgctaaaatataaaaggaagAGAACTATGGATATCCGCAGGAATATCTTCATTTGATGCGACCAAATGCAGAGGAAAATGCTGCTTTCTTAATCGAGATCTTGTGTACTTCGGGAGCAGTTACAGCCTAAACTAAATTTTAAATGGACAGCTAAAATGCAGGTACCTGCTCTTTGCTTAATCAATCATGATGCAATGTCATTGTATTAAAACAGTTCCCTAAACATCTGCATAGGTCGTGAAGAAAAGGGCAGAAATTCCATAGCCACAGGAAAAAAAAGTGTACAATTACACATGAATTTTATTTATCTTAAACTACTTAGCTCCTAGCCACAGAAAATGGTGTACAATTACAGATGCTGTCAGCATACGCAATGTCTTGCTTATATATTTAGACATGTTTTAACACTGACGTAACTATATTAACATATATAGCAGATGAGACAAAAATGGTGTGTGGGCCTACTAGAAGTGATCGTTTGTGATACAGATCAGGGCTCTGTATTTGTGCAACTAATCGACAACCTAATTGTACGTAAAAGGCATTAAGTAATGGTATTGGTAGATCAATGTTATTAGTGTTGAGCTGTTGAGCCAATCAGATTAACCGACTTAAAATCGGCAACAATTAATGGCGTACGTTTTACTCATTAAACGGCTCCTGGAGTATTTGAGGTTTTCTTCTGAAATCTCTATCCACGATGAGGTGCTGTTCAGATGTCACCACATATATAATGAGACAGTGGTAGATCCGTACGAGTTAATTCTGAATATCTAACTGAAATTTTGAGCTAGTACATTAGAATCTGAATTAGGTGaacaatctgaaaaaaaaacaagatttttttagAGGCTCTTTCTATGAtgaatttgtgtgtgtgtgtgtgtaaacaTCCAAAAAGTATGAATTAATACAGCATATTGTCATCTCTGAATTCAGTCCCTACTGTTGTCGACCTGATCAGGATTCGGAGGATATTCGGAGGTGGTTGACAGTAGAGAGATTGCCTGGGCCTtcttttcaataaataaatGGGCCTGTATTTGGCCCATGGCTAACAGATTCTGTACGGCTCAAACCGTCAGATTGCAATTCTTTTTTCAGTACAAGTTTGGTGTAAATCGATGAAGGGAGTATCATCAGGTTGCATGTCCCCTTGTATGAAACCATTAGGTGTAaatgaatttttcttgtacataAACTTTGTATGAAAATTAATATATCGTAGAAGAATCCCCTATTGTTTCAcggtaaaaaatatatatataccaggTTGCAtgtcctgtttttttttcttttccagtgTCTAAAATACTTCAGGGCTAAATGTTCGATTAGGGAACAAAAAATCGTATGTATTCACTTGATATTTCACATTTGATACATAAAAATCAAGTTGTACATGTATTGAATCAACCCCTAGAGAAACAACTAACACAACTCATGAACGTTCATGCGTTCGTTTTGTGTACAGCttaattgcaaccctttgaaTATGTTGTAATTTGATACAAACAAATGAACTTGTGttttagtttatatatatatatatatatatatgcagatttGAATATTGTTGCCGACGTGGCTGCCTAGCTGGAGTATGCCAGGTGGATCTTTATCGCTGACGTGGCGAAGCCGTTGAAGTTGGAGCCAGCCGCGGTGGTGTAGGCGCCCATGTCGTCGAACACGAGCCAGTCGCCGACGCTCATCTCCGGCAGCTGGTAGCCGGTGACCACTGTGTCGAGGGAGTCGCACGTCGGGCCGAACACCGTCGAGGcgtgcgtcgtcgccgccgtcgtgtcctcgccggcggcggcggcggcgagcggcctcGGGCGCGGCACGTAGTGGTCCATGAGGATGCAGTTGAGGGAGCCGTAGAGGCCGTCGTCGATCCAGTACTCCCGGAGCTCGCCGCGGGTGCGCTTCCCGAtgacgcgcgcggcgagggtGAACGCCGTCTCGGCGAAGTACCGCCCGGGCTCGCCGATCACCTCGACGCAGGGGAGGTCGCCGAAGTGGCGCTCCAGCGCGCGGTTgatgaccgccgccgcctcgtcgaagGTCCGGCCGGCCATGAAGCCGCCGCCGATGTCGAGGACGCGCATCGGCGGCatgccgagcgccgccgcggcgtcgaacgccgcgcgcgccgcctcgatGGCGCCGCGGTAGACGTCGGCGCGGGACGCGCCGCTCCCGACGTGGAAggagacgccggcgacggcgacgccctcgcgctgcgcggcgcggaggagcggTAGCACCTCGTCCGGGTTGGCGCCGTACTTGAGCCCCAGGTCGACCTTGGCGTCGCCGGAGTCGGGCGCCTTGATGCGGAGCAGCAGCTCGCAGCGCGGGTGGCATCGCCGGACCttggccacctcctcctcggagTCGTAGGTGGTGAGGTTGACGCCGACCTCGGCGGCGTACTCGAGGTGCGCCTCGGGCTTGCACGGGTTGGCGTAGACGATGGTGGCGGGGCGGACGCCGAGCGCGAGCACTGCCTCGATCTCGGCGCGGCTGGCGCAGTCGAAGCCGGCGccgagcgcggcgagcgcggcgagcatGGCGCCGTCGGGGTTGCACTTGACGGCGTAGCAGGGGCGCACGTCTGGGAGCGCGCGGCGCCACCCGCGGTGGAGGTCGACGACCTTGGCGAGGTCGAAGACGTGGAACGCGCtccgggcgccgccggcgacgatgtcGCGGATGAGCGCCGTGACGCCGGCCTCGGCGTCCTTGCCCTTGCCGCGCTTGAAGGCGAGCACCTTCTTGTCCTTGACGCCGGGGGCCATGAGCACGGCCTGCATGGGGCTTCCTCCAACCATGGTACTTACGTGATAGGTTACTGTAAAACAAACATTGTACATTAATTTTCACAGAGAGTTAGTTAATTACCATGTCAGTTAAAAGTTAAGGAACATAGTACGCGACGGTTAATGTTGCTAGCTAGTTAGATAAATAACTGTTCATGCGTGCTCGATCGGTAAATACAATGCACACGCATGATGATTAGTTAATTACAATTAATTAG comes from the Oryza glaberrima chromosome 9, OglaRS2, whole genome shotgun sequence genome and includes:
- the LOC127785125 gene encoding ornithine decarboxylase 1B, chloroplastic-like, producing MVGGSPMQAVLMAPGVKDKKVLAFKRGKGKDAEAGVTALIRDIVAGGARSAFHVFDLAKVVDLHRGWRRALPDVRPCYAVKCNPDGAMLAALAALGAGFDCASRAEIEAVLALGVRPATIVYANPCKPEAHLEYAAEVGVNLTTYDSEEEVAKVRRCHPRCELLLRIKAPDSGDAKVDLGLKYGANPDEVLPLLRAAQREGVAVAGVSFHVGSGASRADVYRGAIEAARAAFDAAAALGMPPMRVLDIGGGFMAGRTFDEAAAVINRALERHFGDLPCVEVIGEPGRYFAETAFTLAARVIGKRTRGELREYWIDDGLYGSLNCILMDHYVPRPRPLAAAAAGEDTTAATTHASTVFGPTCDSLDTVVTGYQLPEMSVGDWLVFDDMGAYTTAAGSNFNGFATSAIKIHLAYSS